GTTTTCTTAGGGTCAAGTTTAGAAGCATAAACAACACTTCCTGGTATAATTGCAAAATCAACGTCTGATAAAACACGTGGAATTTGAGTTGAATCCATAGGTATAATTTCTAACTTATGCTTGTTTTCTACAATGTCATTTGTAGTAGCCTTAATTAATTGTACACCTTCTTTAAGCTTAATCCATCCTGCTTTTTGAAGTAATGCAAGTGCTCTAGCTGTATTAGATGAATCTTGAGGTACTGCTACCTTTGCACCAGACTTTACATCATTTAGTGAAGCATGTTTATCTGAAAAAATCCCAGCTGGTACCGTTGGTATAGGTGTTAAAGCCGCAAGATTTGTTCCCTTATTCTTATTAAATACATTCATATATGCGCTATGCTGGGATACATTAAAATCAACACTTCCCTCAGAAATAGCTACATTAGATAATTGGAGTTCTGA
This genomic interval from Clostridium cylindrosporum DSM 605 contains the following:
- a CDS encoding MetQ/NlpA family ABC transporter substrate-binding protein, which encodes MKRIVKKAIAAMLIGAISIVGFVSCQKKAEVSSTGGEKKTEKKTIKLGSSPGPYDVLFKDAVKPILEAKGYTVESIDFSELQLSNVAISEGSVDFNVSQHSAYMNVFNKNKGTNLAALTPIPTVPAGIFSDKHASLNDVKSGAKVAVPQDSSNTARALALLQKAGWIKLKEGVQLIKATTNDIVENKHKLEIIPMDSTQIPRVLSDVDFAIIPGSVVYASKLDPKKTLLSEDVLKELQLVVVVDEKNKDAQWAKDIKDAYLSDEFKEYMKEHNKDNYWFIPDELK